One part of the Hydra vulgaris chromosome 01, alternate assembly HydraT2T_AEP genome encodes these proteins:
- the LOC136074226 gene encoding uncharacterized protein LOC136074226 gives MPQNYKPNHGKRKYVTYTLEQLDNALKDLKNSLITQRQAALKYDIPRSTLKNKIKQTYPKKYGGQQIFTSKEEDMFKAYAIKSSEFGFPVDKYDLRCIVKGYLEKKGVVIPQFKNNFPGGDWIRSFLKRNSELTVRFASNIKQKGAEIGTTVIDNYFINLSNIWNYDETNLSEDPGKIKILTKRGCKYPERIINSTKTSFSVMFCGNANGELLPPYVVYKAESLWNTWMEHGPPKARYNRSKSDWFDSTYFEDWFFSLLLPRLKKAQGRSVIIGDNVSSHLSIAVLDAFQSNNIGFVALPANSTHLTQPLGVAYFRPMKINRRKILCEWKEKGKGRRVASLPKDEFPRLLDRLITNLNEHGNDNLKAGFRKVSSAFTNTML, from the coding sequence ATGCCACAAAATTATAAGCCAAATCatggaaaaagaaaatatgttacTTATACTTTAGAACAGTTAGACAatgcattaaaagatttaaagaatagTTTAATTACTCAACGACAAGCAGCTTTGAAATACGATATACCAagatcaactttaaaaaataaaataaaacagacgTATCCTAAAAAGTATGGTGGTCAGcaaatatttacatcaaaagaaGAAGACATGTTTAAAgcatatgcaataaaatcatcTGAGTTTGGTTTTCCtgttgataaatatgatttaagatGCATAGTAAAAGggtatttagagaaaaaaggcGTCGTTATACctcagttcaaaaataattttccaggtGGCGATTGGAttcgatcttttttaaaaagaaattcagAACTCACAGTAAGATTTGCTAGCAACATAAAGCAAAAGGGAGCAGAAATAGGAACGACTGTGATTGATaactactttataaatctatcaAATATATGGAATTATGATGAAACCAATCTCAGTGAAGATccaggtaaaataaaaatattaacaaagcgTGGATGTAAGTATCCTGAACGCATAATTAATTCTACAAAGACCTCGTTCTCTGTAATGTTTTGTGGCAATGCTAATGGTGAATTGCTACCACCTTATGTTGTTTACAAAGCTGAGTCGTTATGGAATACATGGATGGAACATGGGCCACCAAAAGCACGTTATAACAGATCAAAAAGTGATTGGTTTGACTCAACATATTTTGAGGACTGGTTTTTCTCTTTACTTCTTCCAAGACTTAAGAAGGCTCAAGGAAGAAGTGTCATTATAGGTGATAACGTATCTTCACATTTGAGCATTGCAGTACTGGATGCATTTCAAAGCAATAACATAGGATTTGTGGCATTACCAGCAAACTCTACACATCTCACGCAGCCATTAGGTGTTGCCTACTTTAGACCTATGAAGATTAACCGGCGCAAAATATTATGTGAATGGAAGGAGAAAGGAAAAGGAAGGAGAGTTGCTTCTCTTCCTAAAGATGAATTTCCTAGACTTTTAGACCGTTTAATTACCAACTTAAATGAACATGGGAATGATAACCTTAAAGCTGGTTTTCGCAAAGTCTCAAGTGCTTTCACGAATACCATGTTGTAA